A single Ascochyta rabiei chromosome 4, complete sequence DNA region contains:
- a CDS encoding multicatalytic endopeptidase yields the protein MDRLSRMLAAAQGMGGMGGGPAQDTHLIDNSETVYISSLALLKMLRHGRAGVPMEVMGLMLGEFVDDYTVRVVDVFAMPQSGTGVSVEAVDPVFQTKMMDMLRQTGRQETVVGWYHSHPGFGCWLSSVDINTQQSFEQLTPRAVAVVVDPIQSVKGKVVIDAFRLINPQTLMMGHEPRQTTSNVGHLNKPSIQALIHGLNRHYYSIGIDYRKSALEENMLMNLHKHVWTEALLMDDFKGEADRNQDRLQKLVTLAEGYEQRVKEETELSKDQLKTRYVGKVDPKKHISDVGQQLIEDNIVSVSRQMIDKEASVPKSNARQNGRACQEEADEMEE from the exons ATGGACCGGTTAAGCAGAATGCTCGCCGCCGCGCAGGGCATGGGCGGCATGGGCGGTGGCCCCGCACAAGACACGCACCTGATCGACAACTCGGAAACCGTCTACATCTCGTCGCTCGCCCTGTTGAAGATGCTGCGCCACGGGCGGGCCGGCGTGCCCATGGAGGTCATGGGCTTGATGCTGGGCGAGTTTGTCGACGACTACACAGTGCGCGTCGTCGACGTCTTTGCCATGCCGCAGTCGGGCACCGGTGTCTCGGTCGAGGCCGTCGACCCCGTCTTCCAGACCAAGATGATGGACATGCTGCGCCAGACAGGACG CCAGGAAACCGTCGTCGGCTGGTACCACTCACATCCTGGCTTCGGCTGCTGGCTCTCCTCGGTCGACATCAACACACAGCAGTCGTTCGAGCAGCTCACACCGcgcgccgtcgccgtcgtcgtcgaccCCATCCAGTCGGTCAAGGGCAAGGTCGTCATCGACGCCTTCCGCCTCATCAACCCCCAGACCCTCATGATGGGCCACGAGCCGCGCCAGACCACGTCCAACGTCGGCCACCTCAACAAGCCCTCCATCCAGGCCCTCATCCACGGCCTCAACCGCCACTACTACTCCATCGGCATCGACTACCGCAAATCGGCCCTCGAGGAGAACATGCTTATGAACCTGCACAAGCACGTCTGGACAGAGGCTTTGTTGATGGACGACTTCAAGGGCGAGGCCGACCGGAATCAGGACCGTCTGCAGAAGCTCGTCACCCTCGCCGAGGGCTACGAGCAGCGCGTCAAGGAGGAGACGGAGCTGTCCAAGGACCAGCTGAAGACGCGCTATGTTGGAAAGGTGGACCCCAAGAAGC ACATATCCGACGTCGGCCAGCAGCTCATCGAGGACAACATCGTATCCGTATCGCGACAGATGATCGACAAGGAGGCGTCCGTGCCCAAGTCGAACGCAAGACAGAATGGGCGCGCGTGCCAGGAAGAGGCAGACGAGATGGAAGAGTAG
- a CDS encoding ATP-binding cassette-type vacuolar membrane transporter Hmt1, which yields MSAALLQGDLDDGQPRWKHAGALHQVLAIFQTAYPLFMLVFFLAAFTIRSIAASNSNANIATPTTTGPGGKPLPATDPTRNFVKKVVLDDVTQTQKRVFEWISLAAALTFFGNSVLVISQALAKQSEHWWCGKPVVIYLVGSFFVYSLFLISLLDSKPSPTAAHLSTWLVALVLEIVLVACSLAIYTHAHHEPTAGHPEHPKHPKLHFYMTEWEAAEVAVDLLRIVLLFALVGFYLVFVVLPHARRAQEAGSSDETTSLLGNGADRAENGHATANGANGANGANGANGANGANGANGDTSYGSVHPVGGKHQHTEGAPPAWSRPTGAPTRSWWEYVKGYHVFFPYLWPSKDRRLQLMVVACFMLVMAQRVINLLVPDQLGQIVDRLEHRVPGSPWTAICLFIAFRFLQGTNGILGAARSALWIPVSQYSYRELSVAAFEHVHSLSLDFHLGKKTGEVLSALGKGSSINTFLEQVTFSVVPMLMDLGAAIGYFLVKYDAYYALVIAIVTFWYIYLTIRMAQWRAEIRREMVNADREEDAVKNDSMVSYETVKYFNAEAYEFNRYREAVKKYQDAEWKVLLSLNIMNITQNIVFMLGLLITCFIAAYQVTTGVLTGGKFVTLVVFMAQLQSPLNFFGTFYRMIQSAMINSERMLELFKERATVVDKESATEMHSCEGDLRFADVHFSYDNRKAALTGLDFHCAPGTTTAFVGESGGGKSTIFRLLYRFYNSESGGIQVDGNDVKDLTIDSVRRHIGVVPQDTVLFNETLMYNLKYANPDATDEQVYEACRAASIHDKILTFPDKYNTKVGERGLRLSGGEKQRVAIARTILKNPRIIMLDEATAALDTETEQHIQEAFATLAHGRTMLVIAHRLSTITHADQILVLNKGKVQERGTHEELLERNGHYAAMWKKQIRAQRAAEQAKVLKEKADRLRRQSKDASIDNDGSSSHSNSSDDEKAKKLRNNQQSGSYRDEAPSKPRGHP from the exons ATGTCCGCCGCGCTGCTCCAGGGCGACCTGGACGACGGCCAGCCGCGCTGGAAGCATGCCGGCGCCCTTCACCAGGTGCTCGCCATCTTCCAGACCGCCTACCCGCTGTTCATGCTCGTCTTCTTCCTGGCCGCCTTCACCATCCGCAGCATAGCCGCCAGCAACTCCAACGCCAACATCGCCacacccaccaccaccggGCCTGGAGGCAAGCCGCTGCCCGCAACCGATCCCACCCGCAACTTCGTCAAGAAGGTCGTCCTCGACGACGTCACCCAGACGCAGAAGCGCGTCTTCGAGTGGATCTCGCTGGCCGCCGCCCTGACCTTCTTCGGCAACTCGGTCCTGGTCATCTCGCAGGCACTGGCCAAGCAGAGCGAGCACTGGTGGTGCGGAAAGCCCGTCGTG ATCTATCTTGTAGGCTCCTTCTTCGTCTACAGCCTGTTCCTCATCTCCCTGCTCGACTCGAAACCCTCGCCGACCGCCGCCCATCTGTCCACATGGCTCGTCGCCCTGGTCCTGGAGATCGTCCTCGTGGCCTGCTCGCTCGCCATCTACACACACGCCCACCACGAGCCCACCGCCGGCCACCCCGAGCACCCGAAGCACCCCAAGCTGCACTTCTACATGACCGAGTGGGAGGCTGCCGAGGTGGCCGTTGACCTGCTGCGCATCGTGCTGCTGTTCGCTCTCGTTGGCTTTTacctcgtcttcgtcgtgCTGCCCCACGCCAGGCGGGCCCAAGAGGCGGGAAGCTCGGACGAGACCACCTCTCTTCTGGGCAACGGCGCCGACCGCGCAGAGAACGGCCACGCGACCGCGAACGGAGCCAACGGAGCCAACGGAGCCAACGGAGCCAACGGAGCCAACGGAGCCAACGGAGCCAATGGCGACACGTCCTACGGCTCAGTACACCCCGTGGGTGGCAAGCACCAGCACACCGAGGGCGCACCACCAGCCTGGAGCAGACCCACAGGCGCACCCACCCGCAGCTGGTGGGAGTACGTCAAGGGCTACCACGTCTTTTTCCCCTACCTGTGGCCATCCAAGGACCGCCGCCTACAGCTCATGGTCGTGGCGTGCTTCATGCTTGTCATGGCACAGCGCGTCATCAACTTGCTTGTCCCTGACCAGCTCGGTCAAATCGTTGACCGACTCGAGCACAGGGTCCCAGGCAGCCCATGGACCGCCATCTGTCTGTTCATTGCTTTCCGCTTTCTGCAGGGAACCAATGGTATCCTCGGTGCAGCACGATCGGCCTTGTGGATCCCCGTTTCGCAGTACTCGTACCGCGAACTCTCGGTTGCCGCATTTGAGCACGTGCACAGTCTTAGTTTGGATTTCCACCTCGGCAAGAAGACGGGCGAGGTGCTCTCGGCGCTTGGAAAGGGAAGCTCCATCAACACTTTCCTCGAGCAGGTGACCTTCTCCGTAGTACCCATGCTGATGGATTTGGGCGCTGCCATTGGCTACTTCCTGGTCAAGTACGATGCATACTATGCGCTAGTGATTGCCATCGTGACGTTCTGGTACATCTATCTGACTATTCGGATGGCCCAGTGGCGCGCGGAGATTCGTCGTGAAATGGTCAACGCTGACCGTGAGGAGGATGCTGTCAA GAACGACTCCATGGTCTCTTACGAAACCGTCAAGTACTTCAACGCCGAAGCGTACGAGTTCAACCGGTACCGCGAAGCTGTCAAGAAATATCAAGACGCTGAATGGAAGGTCCTGCTGTCGTTGAACATCATGAATATCACGCAAAACATAGTATTCATGCTTGGCCTGCTGATAACATGTTTCATTGCAGCCTATCAGGTTACCACGGGCGTGCTGACGGGCGGAAAGTTTGTCACGCTGGTCGTGTTCATGGCCCAGCTCCAGAGCCCGCTCAACTTCTTCGGCACCTTTTACAGGATGATCCAGTCTGCAATGATCAATTCTGAGCGCATGCTCGAGCTCTTCAAGGAACGGGCAACAGTCGTCGATAAGGAGAGCGCCACCGAAATGCACTCTTGCGAGGGCGACTTGAGGTTCGCTGATGTACACTTCTCGTATGACAACCGCAAAGCTGCCTTGACGGGCCTCGACTTCCACTGCGCTCCAGGCACTACAACGGCGTTTGTCGGAGAATCGGGTGGTGGCAAATCCACCATTTTCCGCCTTCTCTACCGCTTCTACAACAGCGAATCTGGAGGCATACAGGTTGACGGCAACGACGTGAAGGACCTCACCATCGACTCGGTGCGCCGCCACATTGGTGTTGTTCCTCAGGATACTGTCCTTTTCAACGAGACACTGATGTACAACCTCAAGTACGCCAATCCCGATGCGACCGATGAGCAGGTCTACGAAGCTTGCAGGGCCGCTAGTATCCACGACAAGATCCTCACCTTCCCAGACAAATACAACACCAAGGTTGGAGAACGCGGACTTCGTCTATCTGGCGGAGAGAAGCAGCGTGTTGCCATCGCCCGCACCATCCTGAAGAATCCCAGGATCATCATGCTTGACGAGGCCACCGCTGCCCTGGACACAGAGACCGAGCAACACATCCAAGAAGCTTTCGCAACCCTGGCGCACGGACGCACTATGCTTGTCATCGCCCATCGCCTTAGCACTATCACCCACGCCGACCAGATTCTTGTCCTGAACAAGGGCAAGGTACAAGAGCGAGGAACCCACGAGGAGCTTCTCGAAAGGAACGGTCACTACGCCGCAATGTGGAAGAAGCAGATCCGCGCACAGCGAGCGGCTGAGCAGGCGAAGGTGCTCAAGGAGAAGGCCGACCGTCTCCGTCGACAGTCGAAGGACGCATCCATCGACAACGACGGCAGCAGTAGCCACTCCAACTCTTCAGATGACGAGAAGGCCAAGAAGCTCCGCAACAACCAACAGTCTGGGTCATATCGCGACGAAGCCCCCTCGAAACCACGTGGACACCCCTAG